In Bradyrhizobium sp. G127, one genomic interval encodes:
- a CDS encoding TerC family protein has translation MFEFLTPEALTALVQVILIDLVLAGDNAIVIGLAAAGLPAAQRGKAILIGVIAATLLRIVFAGLTTQLLAIVGLLLAGGILLLWVCWKMWRELRSATHPSEDVTIEGVPEAPPTKTLAQATWQIIVADVSMSLDNVLAVAGAAREHPIVLIFGLALSIALMGIAASFIARLLQRHRWIAYVGLAVILYVAGEMIYRGALEIWPNLR, from the coding sequence ATGTTTGAATTCCTCACCCCAGAAGCTCTGACCGCACTCGTTCAGGTCATCCTCATCGATCTCGTTCTTGCTGGTGACAATGCCATCGTCATTGGCCTCGCTGCTGCGGGTCTGCCTGCCGCGCAACGCGGCAAGGCGATCCTGATCGGCGTCATCGCCGCGACGCTGCTGCGAATTGTTTTCGCAGGTTTGACAACGCAACTGCTGGCTATCGTCGGCCTGCTGCTTGCGGGCGGTATCCTGCTGTTATGGGTCTGCTGGAAGATGTGGCGAGAACTCCGTTCGGCCACGCATCCCTCGGAGGATGTGACGATCGAAGGCGTCCCGGAGGCTCCTCCGACCAAGACGCTGGCCCAGGCGACATGGCAGATCATCGTCGCCGACGTTTCGATGTCGCTGGATAACGTGCTCGCCGTGGCCGGCGCCGCGCGCGAGCATCCCATTGTACTGATCTTCGGTCTGGCGCTTTCAATCGCCTTGATGGGTATTGCCGCGTCCTTCATTGCCCGGCTGCTTCAGAGGCATCGCTGGATCGCCTATGTCGGCCTCGCGGTCATTCTCTATGTTGCGGGTGAGATGATCTATCGCGGGGCGCTGGAGATCTGGCCGAACCTGAGGTGA